Proteins encoded by one window of Arachis hypogaea cultivar Tifrunner chromosome 1, arahy.Tifrunner.gnm2.J5K5, whole genome shotgun sequence:
- the LOC112792502 gene encoding zinc transporter 6, chloroplastic: MSAAAACATAADAARAATCRDSTAAEHLKFISIFTIFVTSMVGMSSPVLMTRFFKANRSLYDKALVIIKCFAAGVILATSLVHVMPDAFDALADCHVASKHPWKDFPFAGFVTLVGAILALLVDVAASSHMEHHVSYKALEGEEGKELVGDSYDGYDDVERVGVEEEVARLKQRLVSQVLEIGIIFHSVIIGVTMGMSQNVCTIRPLVAALAFHQIFEGMGLGGCVAQAGFSFGTMAYMCLMFSVTTPMGIILGMILFSVTGYDDNNPNALIMEGLLGSVSSGILIYMALVDLIAVDFFHNKLMNSNRRLKKLSFLALTLGSASMSLLALWA; encoded by the exons ATGTCGGCAGCGGCTGCGTGTGCAACTGCTGCAGATGCGGCTCGAGCCGCTACATGTCGTGACAGCACAGCCGCAGAACACCTAAAATTCATTTCCATATTCACCATCTTCGTCACCAGCATGGTAGGGATGTCATCCCCGGTGCTGATGACACGTTTCTTTAAAGCTAATCGATCACTCTATGACAAAGCTCTTGTTATTATCAAGTGCTTCGCGGCCGGGGTCATCCTCGCCACCTCATTAGTCCACGTTATGCCTGATGCATTTGACGCGCTAGCTGACTGCCACGTAGCATCCAAGCATCCGTGGAAGGATTTTCCTTTTGCGGGATTTGTGACGTTAGTTGGCGCCATCCTGGCACTCTTGGTTGACGTGGCAGCCAGCTCGCACATGGAGCATCACGTGAGCTATAAGGCTTTGGAGGGAGAAGAGGGGAAGGAGTTAGTTGGAGACAGTTATGACGGTTATGATGACGTGGAGAGGGTTGGGGTGGAAGAGGAAGTGGCGAGATTGAAACAGAGGTTGGTGTCTCAAGTGTTGGAAATTGGGATAATATTTCATTCGGTGATAATTGGAGTGACAATGGGAATGTCTCAGAATGTTTGCACAATAAGGCCACTCGTTGCTGCTTTGGCTTTTCATCAGATCTTTGAAGGAATGGGTCTTGGTGGCTGTGTTGCCCAG GCAGGGTTCAGCTTTGGAACAATGGCATACATGTGCCTCATGTTCTCAGTGACAACACCAATGGGAATAATCTTAGGGATGATTTTGTTCTCAGTGACTGGCTATGATGATAATAACCCTAATGCCTTGATCATGGAAGGGTTACTTGGTTCAGTTTCTTCGGGGATTCTAATTTACATGGCTCTTGTTGATCTCATTGCAGTTGATTTCTTTCACAACAAGCTTATGAACTCAAATAGGAGGTTGAAAAAACTGTCTTTTCTTGCATTAACTCTTGGCTCTGCTTCAATGTCTCTTCTTGCTCTTTGGGCTTAA
- the LOC112792495 gene encoding uncharacterized protein encodes MNTLSQIFQNMFSDNSNIMLAAIISLLLVILFVLLLHLYAKWFLAQAQAQANARRRRRRRRRAATVTVSDVLGPARFHHFHSFNIEDSPIFPSSSSSHHNTSKGLDSSVIARIPLFIYTTTNSEALKGSEEVENSDELECVICLSSFEDGEMGRCLPKCGHGFHVDCIDMWLNSHSNCPICRAPIILSSGIVVENDNSQLGSVIDDGGDHNDHDHDHVHVHNVDDGSGASALVEIVVDDFGQSSEIRENNENGERVSSSSDSSVSETETSTSLVIVGCSLKRMLSKVFPSNNANVNELQT; translated from the coding sequence atgaACACTTTGAGTCAAATATTCCAAAACATGTTCTCAGACAACAGCAACATAATGCTTGCAGCCATAATATCTTTGCTCCTTGTAATCctctttgtccttctcctccatctCTATGCTAAATGGTTCCTAGCTCAGGCTCAGGCTCAGGCAAATGCTCGCCGCCGTCGTCGTCGCCGCCGCAGAGCAGCCACAGTAACCGTTTCTGATGTTCTTGGCCCTGCAAGGTTCCACCACTTCCACAGCTTCAACATAGAAGATTCACCAATATTCCCATCATCATCAAGTTCTCATCACAATACATCAAAAGGGTTAGATTCTTCTGTCATTGCAAGAATTCCTCTTTTCATTTATACTACTACTAATTCAGAAGCATTGAAAGGTAGTGAAGaagttgagaatagtgatgagctTGAGTGTGTGATTTGTTTGAGTTCTTTTGAAGATGGAGAGATGGGAAGGTGTTTACCAAAATGTGGACATGGTTTTCATGTTGATTGCATTGATATGTGGCTGAATTCTCATTCAAATTGTCCAATTTGCAGGGCTCCAATAATTCTTAGTAGTGGGATTGTTGTTGAGAATGATAATTCCCAATTAGGTTCTGTTATTGATGATGGGGGTGATCATAATGATCATGATCATGATCATGTTCATGTTCATAATGTTGATGATGGTAGTGGTGCCTCTGCTTTAGTTGAGATTGTGGTTGATGATTTTGGTCAAAGTTCTGAGATTAGAGAGAATAATGAAAATGGAGAAAGAGTGAGTAGTAGCAGTGATTCTTCTGTCTCAGAAACAGAAACCTCAACATCTTTGGTAATTGTTGGTTGTTCTTTGAAGAGAATGTTGAGCAAAGTTTTTCCATCTAACAATGCAAATGTAAATGAATTACAAACTTAG